CCCACATCAGGTCTGAACTGCTAGGTGGATCAGGCTCCTACTTCCTGGAAACCATAGTTAGGACAGAGTGCTAAAACCTCTGCATCAGATAAATTGAGGCATCTTATTGAGATCTCAAATAAAAGAGTCATTAGGATGTTTTGTATCTGCATGGTGGGTATGGGGTCCCCCCCAACAACATTCTGGCTTTATCTGGATCTATCATTTTGGCCTGAGGTGTGACAGGTTGAATAGTGACTTTCCCACACAAATCTGATGTTTGCTTTCACAGAAGCCAATCATGCTAagatctatgaaaaaaaaaaaaaaaacccaggcaAAAAGAACAGCAACTGAGTCTGATTACTTTAGGAGCAGACAGGCTAGAACAGCAGGAGAAAGACATCAGAGGCCATCTAAAGCAGGCTTGTGTAATCCCTACTTGGAACCTGTATTGCAGATACAACGAAGTAACTGACTAGAAGTATGATCTGGAATATATGAACGGTCACTCCAGGGAAGGCAATGTGATGAGACGGGGGTAAGGGAAACTTACATCAGGAGTTTAACACAGCAGTCAGGGTCAGAACTACAGTgataaaatgcagattttaaaaGACAGAGATGACATAAACCACGAAAGCACTGAACATATGGTCAAGAGAACAATCAAGAATGACACAGGTTTTGTGACCTAATCAATTAGACAAGGTATTTATACCACTGAAAAGCAGAAGACAGGGTAACATGGTGTTTCAAACTTACAGAGTTTGAATTGCCCATGGAACACCCATGCAGAGACTGAGTAGACAGCTGGGTTTCAGACGCTACCTACTCTGGGATGCAAGTTCAGAAATATAAGCAAAGATCAAGCTCAGGTCTCCTAGGTCATCCAGAGATCCCAATTCAATAGTGCAGAGAAACTGAGGCTGATGCCTGGAATAGCCAACATTTAGACAGGTATTCTGCTAAGACTCAAATAAGGTATCTATCTGGGTCTATTTGGGGCAAGAAGCTCCTTGGTTCCTAAGAAAATGCACAGGTGGTTCTCTGCTCAGAAATGAAGCAACATGGACAAAGGACCATGCACGGGGGTCAAAACCTGGATCCAGCAGTGTCAGGCCCTATCTCATCCATACCTCTTCTAATACACAGCACACTTTCACTCATTGTCCAATTTTATCAAAAAAGGAGATTTATTAGGGTGATGTGACATAATACATAAAGCATAGGTCTGTGGCACAAACTAGATGAGGCCACTGGTAGGACATCTTTTCAAAAATGAGCCAAATGTACAATTACGTAGCTTCCCCACAAATCCTTATCACCAATGGCTACTGAATCAAATCAACtcaatgttcttttttctttttgggtactggggattaaatcagGGGCAGTCTTCCaatgagctataccccagccccgattccttttcttttcttttttccttttttttgaggtagaatctttttttttctttagtatttattttttaggtgtagatgagcacaacacaatgcctttatttttatgtggtgctgaggttcgaacccaggtcccacccgtgctgggcgagggctctaccgctgagccataatcccagccccgaGGCAGGATCTTTttaagttgcagaagctggcctattgcctcagcctcccaagtagctgggattacaggcatatgccaccacacccagcaagttCAATAATAATACATTGAACACTCACTTTAGCTTATCATAGAAGATCTCCTAAATGCAACTCTCTCTCTTCTGGCAGaagagatattttatttagaaaatctaAAAATGGAGTCTTATGCTCATCTGACAGTCTCACACCTGCCCAACAAACTCAGATGCATGGACCAGGCAAGAACTAACCAATCCCATACTTGCTGACAGAGAATTCCTAGAAAGGCTCTACAGTCACGACAAACCTTGACAGCACCATGAGGAAAAGAGGACTGTGCCAAGATAGGGGAGAAGCTAAAAGAAATTGAACCTAAACTCTTCATCAGGAGTGTCCAGAGTGGCCTTGGTTTTCCCTGCTGGACGAGGTCTGCAAAACCTTTGGCTCTTCTTTCTGAAGGCCTCACCTACAGGCTGCACTTGGGCTGAACGGGCAGCTGTCAATGAAAGGAGGAAGCAAAGAGTCAGAACTGAGTAACAGCTCACATTATCTATGCAGTTATGAATCCCACACAATTCCAACTGTTATTAAAATTTACTAATCAGTTTctcaaaattattatattatcatCACCCCATGTTTAGAATCAGATTCAGTAATCTGACAAATATGTCAAGATCAAGTTGTAGAAACAGGGTTTGAACCAAGGTTACTCATCCCAATGCTATGGGATCTGGCTTCATGGCCGATAGAGAAAGTCAAAGCAAAGGCAGGTGAGGACACCTTTCCCCACCAAAGGAACAGAACCAGGAGAAGCCAGCCACTTcacctccccccaacccccacaaGATGTACAGACTCCCTGTTCAGGCTTCCCTGAGCCCATCTCCATCCAGGACCAGCCTTTctgttctagaatttttttttaagtactggggattaaatccagaggctCTCAACTACTAAGCCATAtcccaatcattttttaaatattttttttttaaattttgaaacagggtgtcACCaagttgaaatcctcctgcctcagcctcccaggcagctgAGATTATATGcttgtaccactgcacccagcatgtTCTGGGGTTCTCCTTTCCACTCCCTAGATACTTACTCCCTACCCCCTTGAACTAAGTATACTGAACTAACCACTTCCCAGATACTCACCAGCCCTGAGAGCCCGCAAGGACTCTTGCCACTCGGCCTCCATCTGGGCCCTGTAGTCCCCAAACAAGGAGTGCATCAGCTGCCTCTTCCGAGGCAGGGGAGTTCTTTGACTCCGTAGAGTTCGGATTGCACCAATGGCCTGCTCTTCTGCAGATAAAAACAAAGGGCAAGggagtggggttgtggctcagtgatagagagcttgccttgcacatttgaggcaccgagttctatccccagcaccacgtaaaaataaataaaggtattgtgcccatctacaactaaaaaaaaatattaaaaacacacaaacGACTAGTAACTATGTATGCTCAACTCCTACTGTCCTATCGCAAAAACAATTACATCCCCTTGCAGAACCACTGTCACTATCACATCCCCCCAACTATATGTGAAGGACCCTCACTCTGTTTTGGGGTAGGTCTCTGCATCTTGAGGCCCAGCTCCAGCTGCTCCACACACCAGGCCAGTTCCCGGGCCAGCTGCTCCGCCTGTGAAGAATTGTTACAAAAGGCACTGGGACACCCCCCACCAAGCCACACCCCATTTCCCACCAGGCCTTAACCACCACCACCCTCGCCCCCAGATCTTCGACCACACCACTCGCAGACTCGCTCCCAAGTTCACGGGAGAACCCATCCTTGCCTGGGCCTCGGAGCTTCGGGGAGACTCCTCTGCGGCAGGCTTCTCGGAGGTCTTCTCGCCTCCATTCGCCACAGAGACCCTGTTctgggttttcttcttcttttgcttcttggagaCAGTCACACCTTCATCGCGGACGGGGTGCGCTCCGGAGGCGGCGTCAACGCACGTGGGTTGTGCCCAGTGGAGACGGACGGCGGAAGGACCCGGGGCATCGGGGCCCCGGCCCGGGAGCTGGGGTTTGCGGGACGCGCGAGCGGTACCAGGTTCCAGGTCTGCTGGCACCCTCCGAGCAGGACGTCCTAGAGCCTGGAGAAAGGGAGGCAGCCCGAGAGTCACGGGGCGCCGCCCACCGCCCCGGCCCCGCCACCCAGGCGTCCCTTCCGCGCCGCTCACCGCCATTCGCCGAGCGGCCGCCGAAATTTACATCGGGCCGAGTCCCACGTCCAACTCCGTCCCGGAACCACGCTTGGGACGCAGAGTTCCGCGGCGCGCCCGGAGGTGGGGCGGAGAATTGGGGAGGGGCGGGGCGAGGCGGGCTcccggggaggggaggggttccCGGGAGAGGCGGGGAGGTGCGGCCCAGGGGCTGCGGGAAGGAACCGCGCGACTAGCGGGAGCCTGCGGCACCAGTGTTGGCGGGTCTTGCTCGTGTCCCAGGCACAGCATAAAACTAAagagggactggggctggggctcagtggcagagctcttgcctggcatgtgtgaggccctgggttcgattctcagccccacatataaataaataaaacaaaggtccgtcaacaactaaaaaaaaaaaaaactacagagaaTGTCCTCACAAAGCACACCTCTCAGTGGTGAGGAAAAAAAGTAGGCAAACAAAGTTGGCACAGAGCTACCTCGTGGGTAGCTTCAGAGGGTCAATAGACCTTCGGTGGAGAAAAGCGCAGTGCAGGACAAAGGCGTGGGCGCGTTGGTGTCGCAGGTGGCATAGTCAGCTCAGGGGACAAGGAGGGAAGGTCCAGCTCCTGTGGGGCCCTGTACACTAGTCAGGAGTTTGCTTTCATTCTAAGAATGGGACAGTCATTGTGAATCGTGGGTGATGTGTCCTTACTCAGGTGTGTGCCTGGGACACGAAAGGGCCAGATGAGGTGGAGAAACAGAGCAGCCGCAGGACAGAGGAAAGAGCCCAGAGCACTTGCTGGTGGGCTTGGTGTGGCCCTAAGGGAGGCTGGGGAGTAAGTGGAGGAGGCTAGCCCTATGCCACAACCTAACACTGGGCCACCATCTCCGCGGGGCCTCACAATGGAGAGCAAATACTTAAGGGCTTTGGTGAGCTTATTCCAATTCTTTGCCATTATTAGCAATGTTCTTGTGTGTCTCCTATGTGAaagaattttttctaaaatttttgttaGAGTTGTATTAGTTCTGTAGAGCATTCTGGGGAAAATTAAATGTCCTTAATTGTTGAGAGCCATTAGtggatgcctggcattttgctagagggaatggttgaaaggtgaccctgctctgggattagggAGGATCCTCCAGGAATAGGGCGGTTCCCATATTAGGGCGGATCCTGTTGCCTCGGGCCGGCTACTTTGGAGTCCCCAGTTGAGTCTCAccgggttctgagagaattggcgcATGGAGCCCGGTGGAGCCAGTGTAttcctgggaagtgtgtgtagagtgtcgGTGAGAGTTCCGGAATAaaggttgctgtttgaacctacaaggctgtgtggtggctcggttattttgtgcctagccagactgcggcacttaaTTAGCTAATTAATTAAATGTCCTTTAATAAATAGTGATGATAACTTTATAAAGGTCTTTCACAcatgggggggggtgctggggctcgaacccagggccttgtgcatgtaaggcaaactgagctactaactgagctatatccccagccccctcacacatttttttttgttaatgatTCCTGAGTTGgtagttgttattgttttgggggggggggataccaggtattgtactcaggggcactcaaccactaagccacatccccagcccaatctttgttttttgttagagacagggtgccactgagttacttagtgcctcacctttgctgaggctggctttgaactcatgatcctcctgcctcagccttctgagctgctgggtgtgtgtgtggggggtgacgaataacttgtgtagattgatacagctgtttattgtaggacaacagagctatttatacattttgcacagcttatcttaattagcataaactagatacatcagtcaaccaataaggaatctctacacttaatggctcacttttgttacttctcaaaccactccctctggcattttgccagacaccatccagacttgtttgggagctctaacatttctctggcaaaataccacgtgttattttgacttgtctacagaccttaacagctgggattacaggcttgcgccaaGGAGCCTGGcctggatttatttttcattgttaccAGTATTCAAATGTGGACACACATATCTATATTAACAAGAAAAGAATCTGGTCTTTGTCCTGGGTTACTGGCCCACTTTCCTCCCCAGCCTTCTGTGGTAACCTGTCTGAATTCCATCTCAGAGGAGGCTGGGCTCAGGCTCCCTTACCTCTGGGACTTGAGCTCTGGAGAGCCCATGCTGGGTACCCACCCCACCACTCCTGGACACAGGAGAGCAGGTGGCCTCCCAGATCGGCTCCCagattggaggctgaggcagtttgaggccagtctgggcaactcagggagaccctgtctctaaattaaatttaaacggctggggatggagctgagtagtagagtgctcctgcgttcaatccctgagactgtgggggaaaaagaaatgaggattTCACATAATTTGCATATAATTTAGACACAACCTCCTTTGATaataatctctagattacttaaaatACCTAATGCAACGTAAATGCTACctaaatagttattatactgtattatttagggaagaagaacaacaacaaaaggcacATGTTCAATACCGAGGCAATTCTGAAAAAGTTTCAATCAATTTGAATTCACTAGGCAACCTACAGACATGGAAAGCCAATTCATTCCAATACATTTGCATTTCTAAGCATTTTataccttttgtttttattatggaggatatttcagtttttaattacGTTATCTGGTTGATTATTGCTGGTGGAAAAATGATATTGATCATTTTTAACTTCTGAAGATAAATGACTttgtctttaataataataaggctttattttattattattattacacacacacacactttattctGGCGCCCAGAGATTTAAGAATGAAGTGTTTACTTTTCATTGCTTATAGCCTGTAATCTTCCAGTTgatgtcttttttatatttaaaaagagtaaatttcACAGCTCTTTTTTTGGTGAGACTTTGTATTATTCACTCCCAATTTTGGTAGTTTAATATTCTGGAAAATGAACATGCTAAAATACTCATATTCTTTATGTGAATAATATGAATTCAACAGTATATAATTAATCTTCGTAAATGTTTCACAAAAATGCTTATGAAAACACATTCTCTAACCTGGCTTGGTGGCTCACACGTGAAATCCCAGCGACAGGGAAAGAAGATGGCAAGTGCAAggtcagcctcggcaatttagggAAACCCTCAGTGTAGAAGAGAAGAGTGGATATTATCTGCTGAACGAATTTGAGTCTCTCCGTGTATTTACGTGTTTCTTCCAGTGGTCGGTTTTGCTTGCGCGCTTTTTGGGTGTCGCCccggtactggggatcgaacccgggccgtcgCGCAGGCTAGGTCCCACCCTCTTTACGTTATGACACAGTCTGATCCAGCTCGGGGGCTTGTGTACTGGTTCTCTCGGGCTCGGCCCACTCGAACCGCCGAGACCTGAGGCGGCTGCGGGTTCACCCTGGCAGAGTCCCGGCGCAGCGCTGCGCCCCCGagtcccctccccctcccgccGTCCAGAGCGGCTACGCCATCGGGGCGGGGCTTCCGAGGGAAGTTGAGGGCGGGACTTTGGGTCCTCAGAGCCCGGGCTCGGGCAGGGCGCTGGGTGCCGCACGATGCTACCCAGCTGGACGCGAACCCCGAGGGAGGTGAGTTCGCTGGGCGGAGCCTTTGCTTCGGTGTCCCTGGAGTCCAGTGACGGGCGTGGGGGTGGGGGACCTAGCGCGGCGCTGCAGAGGGACCCGGACCTCTGGAGGTGCGCGGCCGCGCGGGGGACTGTGGGAGCGCGGGCGCGGGGAAGGGTCGGCTCGGCCTAGTTTAGGGTCCTGGCCTCGGCGGGATCTGAGGGGCCTCTTCAGGTGGGGTGTGCCGCGTCAGGCCCAGCGGAGACTTTGCCCGGGAGCCGAGGCGTTTTCGAGTGGCCCGGCGCGCGCGAGTGGGGCGGAGCGGGAGAAGGTGTGAGGCTGAACGGTGCCCGGGACTCCCGGGTCTGCCGGGGGCGGGGGGATGGGGGGACTCTCGGTGACGTCAGAGGTGCGCCGGGCCCGGGCGGGGCGGGATTCGCCCCTCTCGGCGGTCTTCCCAGGCGGCCCCTCGGTAATGGGCGTCCTCTCCAGGTGGGGAGActctggggagggaggagaattTGGAACTGTTATTGTGGGAGAAGGGACTGGGGCATTGGCCAAGTCCCGTCCTGCGGTTCCTGCTGCCAGAGCGTCTCTGCTGTGTCTTCAAGTGTCAGATTCAGCCTTTAGCCAGGAGAACCCGCTGCCCAGCTCTTTCAGGCAGTTGGCAGAATCCGTTGCTTTGTGATTGCCATATACAGGCACGTCGTTTCTGTGCTGCCTGACAGGCAGAGCAGCCCATGACTCCTGGAACGAGCCCGTGTACATCTGGCAGCTAGCTTTGGCTGTGGTTAGATTGGGTCCACCCTGGTAATCGATGCCATAACCTTAGTTCTTTATGCAAAGTCCCTTGTGCAGGATATCTACAGGGTCTTGGAAGTAGGATGTGAACATGGGGAAAGAGTGTTCTGCCTAACACAGATTAAGCGCATGTCTAGGGAACATCCCACTGAGAATAAACAGAGAAAAGCAACGTGTAAAATTAGTGCCAGACTAGTTTGGTAccgtttataatttttttaaaacaggaaaaaaaaaagtgcatacgTGTATTTTCTTGTGTAAGCCTAGAGTAATCTGGAAGGACATTTCAAAGTGGAAAGGAGAACCAAGTGACTGggacatttttaactttttctttaaaccttttaaattttgagctaTGTGACTCAAAACTCCTATTAGGAACAATGATGAGAATTCaaggtaatttaaaataaaatgtactgaaTAAATGTTGGAGATGATTTAAATTCCCCCATGAATGGGAAGAGTGGAAATTCCTTCCAGGGAATCTGGGCATCTGCTCCCAGGGCAGGCAGACACACCATCACTGACAGTCTTATAACTCCCTCTCAAGTTTCCTGCTGTGCATCTACTGCTGAATGGATGGGAACCTTAGTGTATTCCCTGCTCTGAGTCTCATCTTataccatccttctgcacacactTCCAAGTTAATCTTTTGAGACATTTTGGTTTTTGTCTCCTGATTTAGAAATGCAGCCAAGGCCTTACTGCATCAGCCAACCAGTGCCTCCTAACAGTCTGTCCCCAGTGACATCCCTCTGAGCTCTGTCCTTACCTCCTTGTCTTCTCTCATAAGCTTTGTCTCTAAACTTGCTCTCTGGCCTCCGCACTCAGTTGTGCGTTCCTCTGTGATCTCAACCCAGCAGCCCTGGGTGATGTCTGCTGTCATCCCTACTCCTTGCACCTTTCTCCTGCCACCCTTCTTCAGAGAAGCCCCCTCTCAGATCCTCTCCAGGTCCCCTTGACTGCACCTCACCAATATCCCTTTGACCCTATCTAAATCCAATGTGGAACAGAATATCCCTTCTCCCAGGAAAGGCAGAAAAGAATACCATTGTCAAGGACAGAGTTTATGCTTTTTCACAGAATAGTGAGAGGCTGCTCCCCTGTTATCCTCTAAACACCTGCAGCCTTCAAAAGCCTGTATGCTGCATAGCCTCACTGAGTGCAAGCAGCACCCCAACTGCAAGGCCCATGGGACCTATTACAGTGCCTTTTCCCGGCTCCCTCATTTTTCTGTCTATACACTAGCTGCCCCACTGTTCCTCTGACCTGACATGCATGCCCCTGCCCTCTTCAATCTTTGCATTCACATTGCCTCTGCCTGGGACTTCTCTTCCTCAGTGTCACAATACTCCATCTCTCACCTTTAGGTCACTTTCTTGGTGAGGATTTCCTGACAACCCTAGTTAAAATGTCCCTGTCTTTCCTGTTACCGCTAACCAGAGCAGTTGTTTTATTTCACTGATGCATTTGCTGTGATGATACCTTAGTGAGTTTTATGAGGgcattgtttgctgttgtgtCCCACATAAAACCCCAGAACAGATTCTAGCATATAGTGATGTTCAGAATTCCTGAAAAAGAGTATCCTAGAGGAGAAATCGAGGTCATATGTTGACATTTTCCAATATGAGTTTCTACCAACTTTTTCTGTCTGCCTTCTCTACTTCTGAGGGGCAGGGAATCAGCAGTATCTATTGGGAGTGCAGTGTCAGCAAGGAGATAAAGTTTGTCAAGCCCCACATCCTGGTGGGCTTCTAGGCCTGTTGGGGGCAGTGGGTGTGGTAATTTAGTAATTCAGTAATTTAGTCCATGTGAGAAGCCTGTGTGTCTCCAGGTGGGAGTGTCCCATCTCCTGCCCAGAGAGAGTGATTAGGACTGAAAATGAGCCCAAGTTTGAATATCTTCACAGAATAGGGGGTGTTACTGCCTCCTAACAGACTTGCTCAGGAGGTGAAGTGAACCTTGGAATGCTAACAGGGAAAGGGAACTGAGAGAACTGAGCAAGATCAGTGAGCGAAGTGGGAGGACATCCCAGGTAGATGGAGATGGAAATACCCCGTGGCTGTTGCTGAGTGCATCTGGGACAACCCAACAGCTAGGATTTGTAGGCACTGGCACATAATGATCATATATGTCTATAGCACAGGCTGCTCCTGGCCACTCAATCTTGGGTCTGCTGCTTCCCTGCAATAGATAGGTCTTATGCATTCACCTTTATGGCATTGTGTCAGGAAGTAGGCTCTGTGACTATTGCTCTTCTCCTATAATGGTGGGCCTGAGCCCTGTAGGGAAATACCTTCAGAGTACAAGGACTCATGCAATCCTGGCTCATGATTCTGTGTCCATATGGCTGACTGTCTCTCCTCTTGGGTCTAGAATCAGGGAACATAGCATTAGTCTCTGATGCCTGGCAACCTCAGGCCCTTTTCAGGTCTCTGGCTGCAGGGGTAGAGTAAGAAACTTCTGCCTTGTGAGAGGATGGATCCCTGTAGCTGACACTCACCTCTGTCCTTGCCGGTTTTCAGATTCCAGCTATTTCCAGCCTCAGAACTTGCCTCTAGGAGGCAGAAATGGAGCCCACAGCTTCAGGACCATCCCCTTGGACCCCTGTATCACAGACCTGTGTGAGTGATACTCCTCCTGTGACCCACCCTGGTTCTTTAGTCTTTGGGCTCCTCTACTTTGGCATTAATGAGCTGGAAGCCATACACCCTCACCATTAGCAACCAGGTACTGGGAACATGTTTCCTACTGGTGTCCTCATTCTGGGGAGATGATGTCCATGTCACCCTATTCTCACCCCTAGGAGCATCATGCCTCATGGACTCAAGGGGCTGAGGCTGACCATCAGAAAGTAAGTTGACCTGGCCTGGCCCCTGGTGTCCTGAACAGGCTTCTGGCTTCTTTCTTGAGACACAGGGCTATAACATGATGGTTATCAGAGTCCTTTGCTGTCTACTGTAGCCCTGACCCCTTCCAAGCCCAGTGACCAGACTGGTGGCAGTCTCTGCCTCAGGATTCTTTCCTATACCTTCCTGGTGGTATTCACACTGCCCAGCTGCTCCTATTGCCCTAAGAACCCTTTTAGAGAGCACTTTGGAGGGaaaacttttttttgggggggggtcccTCATATGGACCTTTTGCTTCCTTTGTTTGGGTCAGTCAGTGCCTATGTTACTCTGACAAGACCCTGGGTGGATGGGGATGGTTAGGCTAAGGGTATACGTGTGTAGGAGAGTCCTGCAcatgtggaagagagcagattctAAAAAGAAGTGAAGAGCAGGTAGAGAATGGTCCCCAGAAGTGGCCCCAAGGAGCAGGCCTGCTCATCAGCCTGAGCAGAGGCAGAATGTTAAGCAGACTGCCAAGGATCCCTGCTGGGAGTGGTGAGAGAATCCCGGAGCCTTGCTCTGCACCTTGGTGGGGGAGAGATAGGCTAATGGGGGTTCATGTTTTAAAAGCCACTGTGGAGCCATCAGAATAGGCAGCCCCAAACACTTGCTCCTGTACATAAATGTTCAAAAAGCAGAAACTGTCAGAAATCTAGAAAATTGGTAAATCTTGACAACAACCAAACAATGAATCAAGAAAAAGGcaattttaagggctggggtatatagctcagttagtagagtgcttgccttgcatgcataatgccctgggtttgatctccaggaccacaaaaaaagaaaaaggcaattttaaaatGGTAGGAAGGTTTTGTGGTACTCTTAGTTGCCTGTGTCTCAACCTGTTCCTGGCATTTTTAAAGAAGGCAGCTTGTGTTCTCATCTTGGGACCATGGTCTCTTGTTCCAGGGTATGTAATAAATAGATCTTActtaagaattgttgtttttgggctggggatgtggctcaagcggtagcgcactcacttggcatgcgtggggccctgggctcaatcctcaacaccacataaaaataaagatattgtatctacctaaaactaaaaaataaatattaaaaaaaaaaaaaaaaagaattgtttattCTAACCTGTCTGGGACTCCCAAAAGGACCCCTGCAAGGTGTACATACATCTCTGTTCTTCCTAACTCAGATCTTAGAGCAGGAAAGCAGTAGGCTTAATAGCATTGTAAAGTGAACTGAGACCCTCCACAGGCACCTGGGGCATTGATCAGCCACCTGCAGCCCAGGAAGAAAAGCCGGTAAGAGACTTTCTTGGGGGAAAATCAGGATATTCTGAAGCACAATTAGGGGATTTAGAAAGCCACATTAATGCTTAGGACAGGGTGTGAACGCAGAAAAGGCCTATAAAGACCATAAGCTTTCATCTCTAGCTGGTCTCTAGGCTCAATGAAAGCAAGAAATGGAGAAGTGTTGTAAACAATGTTACAGAAGGGCCCTAGAACAGAACCAGTACACAGATGGtgaaaagtgttttgtttttcttttgtgcttaAGATTGGTGGTAATCTATCAAAATAGTATAGTAGCCAAAGAgttagggatataactcagtggtagaacacttgacaTGCATtcacaaggcactgagttcaattcccagcatcaccaaaaaacaaataaaatcaacacAAGCTAAGGAAATAACCCACAgtgtataaaaaatataaattgtgtacaaacctgtaatctcagtgactcaggagactgagacagtctcaagtttgaggccagcctcagcaaattaacaaggccctaagcaacttgttgagaccctctttcaaattaaaatataaaataagtaaataaaatataaataaaataaataggactaggatgtaactcagcagtaaagaactaggttaaatccccaattCCAGGTCTGGTGCAGTGGCTCATTCCCTGCACCGGCCAGGGAATGGGTTTCCCTTTGGTGGGATGGGCtcgctgagaaataaaagctaagaaaagtaGAAGAGCGAAAtgaccacagaacacagaaagtaatttttttttttttttttttttttttttagagagagagaaaattttaatatttatttttcagttttcagcagacacaacatctttgtttgtatgtggtgctgaggatcgaacctgggccgcacgtatgccaggtgagcgcgctaccgcttgagccacatccccagccccagaaagtaATTTCAAGAAGGATACTGAGACAAGCAAAGTTGACCAGATGGGTCCGGCTTCTAACAAAGAAAGGAGCctatgtttgctttatttttaacagaagacatcaaagaaatTCTATGGAAAGTTCTTCACCAAAACAGGATAGAGATGGGGGCAGGTAGGCTACTCCATTCCTAGCAGAATCATGCCCATCTCC
This window of the Ictidomys tridecemlineatus isolate mIctTri1 chromosome 7, mIctTri1.hap1, whole genome shotgun sequence genome carries:
- the C7H8orf33 gene encoding UPF0488 protein C8orf33 homolog, translated to MAALGRPARRVPADLEPGTARASRKPQLPGRGPDAPGPSAVRLHWAQPTCVDAASGAHPVRDEGVTVSKKQKKKKTQNRVSVANGGEKTSEKPAAEESPRSSEAQAEQLARELAWCVEQLELGLKMQRPTPKQKEQAIGAIRTLRSQRTPLPRKRQLMHSLFGDYRAQMEAEWQESLRALRAAARSAQVQPVGEAFRKKSQRFCRPRPAGKTKATLDTPDEEFRFNFF